In a single window of the Deltaproteobacteria bacterium genome:
- a CDS encoding nucleotidyltransferase domain-containing protein translates to MADDSGYDEMIAPLLEEEDGGRPAGGYDAARLTSNDQAWLDAYRVALAAQCPDAVKQFLIYGSKARGEATRDSDLDVVLIVDNRWQARKRDLRRIGYRLASTSDVLPSIVVYTEEEWEARRQSGSFFRRAVERDAIAIR, encoded by the coding sequence ATGGCCGACGACAGTGGCTACGACGAAATGATCGCGCCGCTTCTCGAGGAGGAAGACGGCGGTCGGCCGGCTGGTGGGTACGACGCCGCGCGCCTCACGTCGAACGATCAAGCGTGGCTCGACGCCTATCGTGTGGCGCTCGCTGCCCAATGCCCGGACGCCGTCAAGCAATTCCTCATCTACGGCTCCAAAGCGCGCGGTGAGGCGACCCGTGACTCGGATCTTGATGTCGTGCTCATCGTGGACAACCGCTGGCAAGCGCGCAAGCGGGACCTCCGCCGCATCGGCTATCGGCTGGCTTCCACTTCCGATGTCCTGCCGTCGATCGTGGTGTACACAGAAGAAGAATGGGAGGCGCGGAGGCAGAGCGGGTCGTTCTTCCGGCGTGCAGTGGAACGGGATGCGATTGCGATCCGATGA
- a CDS encoding HEPN domain-containing protein: MNRAMVLAEWRRAVESLHASELLAAEGFEADAVSRAYYAALHAAKAALAVHDVSADSHAAIKRLFGLHLIRPGTIEREWSALLVESLDDRLTADYDVESSFSTDDADAECRRARRFLGRIRRYLRTQRLTAKDLGTLRRRRA; encoded by the coding sequence ATGAACCGCGCGATGGTACTGGCGGAGTGGCGTCGCGCCGTCGAATCGCTGCACGCTTCTGAGCTGCTGGCAGCAGAAGGCTTCGAAGCGGATGCGGTGTCGCGTGCGTACTACGCCGCTCTTCACGCGGCCAAGGCAGCATTGGCCGTGCACGACGTGAGCGCCGACAGCCACGCCGCCATCAAGCGATTGTTCGGTTTGCACCTGATCCGGCCGGGAACGATTGAGCGCGAGTGGTCCGCTCTTCTGGTTGAAAGCCTGGATGATCGCCTGACTGCCGACTACGACGTGGAAAGTTCGTTTTCGACCGACGACGCCGACGCCGAGTGCCGTCGAGCGCGAAGGTTCCTCGGCCGCATCCGCCGCTATCTGCGCACTCAAAGGTTGACTGCCAAGGATCTCGGCACGTTGCGTCGGCGACGCGCTTGA
- a CDS encoding L,D-transpeptidase family protein produces the protein MESHQYAKAMVAALWLTMAAGAVAESATLPVYPEVVGEEVRYRVQAGDSLERVAKRHGMKVATAAAVNRLADPRRLRIGQELILSNRRIVPAKLDDGLVINIAERMLYWFKAKQLVAQFPVAVGKADWETPPGRFKIITRRRKPTWHVPPSIQAEMRERGEAVKTKVPPGPDNPLGEYWLQLSAGDYGLHGTNAPWSVGKFATHGCIRLRPGDVERLFNEAPNGTPVWVVYEPIKLAALPDGHVLIEAYPDFYDRAGGLIAGFAEAARQAGIAERVEVERALSAISDAWGVPVDVTRPGAAAAADASRNGEVPNRNSIDSP, from the coding sequence GTGGAATCTCACCAGTACGCTAAGGCGATGGTTGCGGCGCTATGGCTGACGATGGCGGCCGGAGCGGTTGCCGAGTCCGCCACCCTGCCGGTTTATCCCGAGGTCGTGGGCGAGGAAGTCCGCTACCGGGTGCAGGCGGGGGATTCCTTGGAGCGGGTGGCCAAGAGACACGGGATGAAAGTGGCAACGGCCGCTGCCGTCAACCGGCTCGCCGACCCGCGCCGGCTGCGTATCGGGCAGGAGCTGATTCTATCGAACCGGCGCATCGTACCGGCCAAGCTTGACGATGGCCTGGTCATCAACATCGCCGAGCGCATGCTTTACTGGTTCAAGGCCAAGCAGCTAGTAGCCCAGTTCCCGGTCGCCGTGGGCAAAGCCGACTGGGAGACCCCGCCGGGTCGTTTCAAGATAATCACCAGGCGGCGCAAGCCGACTTGGCATGTGCCGCCCTCGATCCAAGCTGAGATGCGCGAGCGCGGTGAGGCGGTGAAGACCAAGGTCCCGCCTGGGCCGGACAACCCGCTGGGCGAGTACTGGTTGCAGCTGTCCGCCGGTGATTACGGCCTCCACGGCACCAATGCGCCCTGGAGTGTCGGGAAGTTCGCCACTCACGGCTGCATCCGGTTGCGTCCCGGCGATGTTGAGCGGCTGTTCAACGAGGCGCCCAACGGCACCCCGGTGTGGGTGGTCTACGAACCGATAAAATTGGCGGCGTTACCCGATGGTCACGTCCTGATCGAGGCCTACCCCGATTTCTACGACCGCGCCGGCGGGCTGATTGCCGGTTTCGCCGAAGCCGCGCGCCAAGCCGGGATAGCGGAGCGCGTCGAGGTCGAGCGTGCGCTTAGCGCTATCAGCGATGCCTGGGGCGTGCCGGTAGACGTCACTCGCCCCGGGGCCGCCGCTGCTGCTGATGCCAGCCGCAACGGCGAAGTTCCCAATCGTAATTCAATTGACTCACCGTAG
- a CDS encoding radical SAM protein has product MVTQATSDISGSATDRQVTAMKVCLVRGALVSPQGSVNNEPTPPIGLAYLAGSLKAAGFELQGVDATGQALDRVERIPGSELQANGISIQEVVEQIDPATKVVGVSAMFSHEWTYHRALMLAIKQRLPEVVLIAGGEHCTALSEYCLRDCPAIDYIATGEGEETMTEFCRTVAGGGDPSRVAGLVYLRNGELNRSAPRGRIRNVDEIPWPDWELFPIDPYLAENISFGASFGRNMPIMASRGCPYQCTFCSNAAMWTTRYSIRSPENVLAEIEKYRRKYDITGLQFYDLTAIIKKDWIVAFCGLMAERGIRLDWSLPSGTRSEALDDEALSWIARAGCKYLVYAPESGSAETLKLIKKKIKLDRMEQSIRSAIRQGIVIRANLIIGFPHETRGQILRTLWQMIKLAWLGVDEAPLYPFQPYPGTELFAGLLQRGKVRLSDEYFETLATFSTGSLSPPRRSFCDRVGRLELYLYRMLGLLVFTALSYLLRPQRIWRTIYNLAFTDRSATVMEQRMRDKLRHVRAALSFRRTLPAAEK; this is encoded by the coding sequence ATGGTCACACAGGCAACCAGCGACATTTCGGGTTCCGCTACCGACCGCCAGGTTACCGCGATGAAAGTGTGCCTGGTGCGCGGCGCGCTGGTGTCGCCGCAGGGCAGTGTGAACAACGAGCCCACGCCGCCGATCGGACTTGCCTACCTGGCCGGGTCGCTCAAAGCGGCCGGCTTCGAGCTTCAGGGTGTCGATGCCACGGGGCAGGCGCTCGACCGGGTCGAGAGGATTCCCGGCAGCGAACTGCAAGCGAACGGGATCAGCATCCAAGAAGTGGTTGAGCAGATCGACCCGGCAACCAAGGTGGTCGGCGTGTCGGCGATGTTCTCGCACGAGTGGACCTATCACCGGGCGTTGATGCTGGCGATCAAGCAGCGCCTGCCCGAGGTGGTACTGATCGCGGGCGGCGAGCATTGCACCGCGCTGTCCGAGTACTGCCTGCGCGATTGCCCGGCGATCGACTACATCGCCACCGGCGAGGGCGAAGAAACCATGACCGAGTTCTGCCGTACGGTGGCGGGCGGCGGCGACCCGTCACGGGTAGCGGGCCTCGTCTACCTGCGCAACGGCGAGCTCAATCGTTCGGCCCCCCGCGGCCGCATCCGCAATGTCGATGAGATTCCTTGGCCGGACTGGGAACTCTTCCCGATTGATCCCTACTTGGCCGAGAACATCAGCTTCGGGGCCAGCTTCGGCCGCAACATGCCGATCATGGCTTCGCGCGGCTGCCCGTATCAGTGCACCTTCTGCTCCAACGCGGCGATGTGGACGACGCGTTACTCGATCCGCTCGCCCGAGAACGTGCTGGCTGAGATCGAGAAGTATCGCCGCAAGTACGACATCACCGGGCTACAGTTCTACGACCTGACCGCCATCATCAAGAAGGATTGGATCGTGGCGTTCTGCGGCCTGATGGCCGAGCGGGGCATTCGCTTGGACTGGAGCCTGCCCTCGGGCACGCGCAGCGAAGCGCTGGATGACGAGGCGCTGTCGTGGATCGCGCGCGCCGGCTGCAAGTACTTGGTCTACGCCCCGGAGAGCGGCTCGGCGGAGACGCTGAAGCTGATCAAGAAGAAGATCAAGCTCGATCGTATGGAGCAGTCGATCCGCAGCGCGATTCGCCAAGGCATCGTGATCCGCGCCAACCTGATCATCGGCTTTCCGCACGAAACCCGCGGGCAGATTCTGCGCACGCTCTGGCAGATGATCAAACTGGCTTGGCTCGGTGTCGACGAGGCGCCGCTCTACCCGTTCCAACCTTACCCCGGCACGGAGTTGTTTGCCGGCTTGCTGCAACGCGGCAAGGTTCGGTTGAGCGACGAGTACTTCGAAACCTTGGCGACCTTTTCCACCGGCAGTCTATCGCCGCCGCGGCGTTCGTTTTGTGATCGCGTGGGGCGGCTAGAGCTGTATCTGTACCGGATGCTCGGGTTGTTGGTGTTCACGGCGCTGTCGTACCTGCTGCGCCCACAGCGGATCTGGCGCACGATTTACAACCTGGCCTTCACCGACCGCAGCGCCACGGTGATGGAACAGCGGATGCGCGATAAACTCCGGCACGTACGTGCTGCCTTGAGCTTTCGCCGCACGCTGCCGGCAGCAGAGAAATAA
- a CDS encoding glycosyltransferase family 39 protein produces the protein MSVGLLLLAVSVAISWGGLGLKPPPRATVPLGGDVAPYTFALLVLLPAGLLVLAAGLNQSVRRTAHHLRRHPRDAIVVCAGLGVLALSLVPSGAQGRSMILYLAYASTGLTLVLIGVWPALLRSTAVPIERGLDGLHQLRPGVFLAAVFLLVFIPANLASYFLFEHIPHVQDSISQVFQAILFAHGRVSLQPPPHPEFFEQTFVLSNPRWYSMYPPGHAAVLALGAWLGTPWLINPVLGGLTAIAIYCAGKEIYGETTGRLAAGLVAVSPFVIFMSAEFMNHSSSLLFMSLFLLGFARTVRTQAPRSALLAGLALGAATCVRPLSGLALALPFILYALWLAVRAPRRFLPPFVLVAAAGCLPLAGFLLYNYAATGSMFTTGYASAGHGLGFGRSGWGPSHAPARAVVHALLEVNALHKLLFEWPIPSLVFLCALFVGRRRQAWDWLLLASWATLMVAYFFYWFQHVCLGPRYEFEAVAALVLLAARGLQSVPELLRDRLGVAASPQRVRQALALIVGLCVLTMLSVNLLPLVWLYGDSYWMVNAAVYRTVRQQQLDDALVFVNSNYSATFLGNFESGLELKGPVIYARNLAGAGPALMPMFANRRYYLADGPRLTEVHHADELLAAQMRKWPGDWQSEDCGAERGAGLVRAYGGKRSVLRTYSAAGAAPCRLTRTVTVERGRPAALLLSVTAAEQPPGDWQLRVFVDDDLIAQHTVSLSGGTRWQQWRHDLAPYAGRRVTLRLEHQPLGEPLAPGYWAAAQVLSGTMGTLAGTDNGPSGPETEEP, from the coding sequence GTGAGCGTCGGCCTGCTGCTGTTGGCGGTGTCGGTGGCGATCAGCTGGGGCGGGCTCGGGCTCAAGCCGCCGCCGCGGGCGACGGTGCCGCTCGGCGGCGACGTCGCCCCGTACACCTTCGCGCTGCTGGTGCTGCTGCCAGCCGGCCTGCTGGTGCTTGCGGCCGGTCTCAACCAAAGCGTGCGTCGGACCGCACATCACCTGCGGCGCCACCCGCGCGACGCCATCGTGGTGTGCGCCGGACTGGGCGTGCTGGCTTTGAGCCTTGTTCCCTCGGGCGCACAGGGGCGCAGCATGATCCTGTATCTGGCCTACGCCAGCACCGGCTTGACGTTGGTCCTGATCGGCGTTTGGCCGGCGCTGCTCCGTTCCACCGCGGTCCCGATAGAGCGGGGGCTCGACGGTTTGCACCAACTGCGGCCGGGCGTGTTTCTGGCCGCGGTGTTTCTGCTCGTATTCATCCCCGCAAATCTGGCTTCGTATTTCCTGTTCGAGCACATTCCCCACGTGCAGGACAGCATTTCGCAGGTATTCCAGGCGATTCTGTTCGCGCACGGCCGCGTCTCGCTCCAACCCCCGCCGCATCCGGAGTTCTTCGAGCAGACGTTCGTGCTGAGCAACCCGCGCTGGTACTCGATGTATCCGCCGGGGCACGCCGCGGTGTTGGCGCTGGGGGCCTGGCTGGGTACCCCGTGGCTGATCAATCCCGTGCTCGGCGGACTGACCGCGATCGCGATCTACTGCGCCGGCAAGGAGATCTACGGGGAGACCACCGGGCGACTTGCTGCCGGGCTGGTAGCGGTGTCGCCGTTTGTGATTTTCATGTCGGCGGAATTCATGAATCACAGCAGCTCGCTGTTGTTCATGAGCCTGTTCCTACTCGGCTTCGCGCGCACGGTACGCACGCAAGCACCGCGGAGTGCGCTGTTGGCCGGGTTGGCTCTGGGAGCGGCGACGTGCGTACGGCCACTGAGCGGGCTGGCTCTGGCCTTGCCCTTTATCCTCTACGCCTTGTGGTTGGCGGTGCGCGCGCCGCGGCGGTTCTTGCCGCCGTTCGTCCTGGTAGCGGCGGCCGGCTGCCTGCCGCTGGCAGGGTTTCTGCTTTACAATTACGCGGCCACCGGCAGCATGTTCACAACCGGTTATGCCAGTGCCGGCCACGGGCTCGGCTTCGGCCGCAGCGGCTGGGGTCCGTCGCATGCGCCGGCGCGGGCGGTAGTTCATGCCTTGCTCGAGGTCAATGCCCTACACAAGCTGCTCTTCGAGTGGCCGATTCCGTCGCTGGTGTTCTTGTGCGCGCTGTTTGTCGGCCGCCGCCGCCAAGCCTGGGACTGGCTGCTACTGGCCTCCTGGGCGACACTGATGGTGGCCTACTTCTTTTACTGGTTTCAGCACGTCTGCCTGGGCCCGCGCTACGAGTTCGAAGCCGTGGCCGCGCTGGTGCTGTTGGCCGCGCGTGGTCTGCAGAGCGTCCCCGAGCTGCTGCGGGACCGCTTAGGCGTGGCGGCCTCCCCACAACGCGTGCGGCAGGCGCTGGCGCTGATCGTCGGGCTCTGTGTTCTCACCATGCTGAGCGTGAACCTGTTGCCGCTGGTTTGGCTTTACGGCGACAGTTACTGGATGGTGAATGCCGCGGTCTACCGCACGGTCCGCCAGCAACAGCTCGACGACGCGCTCGTGTTCGTGAACTCGAACTACAGCGCGACCTTTCTCGGTAACTTCGAGTCCGGGCTCGAACTTAAGGGGCCGGTAATCTACGCCCGCAACCTGGCCGGAGCCGGGCCGGCCCTAATGCCGATGTTTGCTAACCGCCGCTACTACTTGGCGGATGGGCCGCGGCTGACCGAAGTGCACCACGCCGACGAGTTGCTGGCGGCCCAAATGCGGAAGTGGCCGGGGGATTGGCAGAGCGAAGATTGCGGCGCCGAGCGCGGCGCTGGGCTGGTGCGCGCGTATGGCGGCAAGCGCAGTGTGCTGCGCACGTATTCCGCTGCCGGCGCCGCCCCGTGCCGGCTCACGCGCACCGTGACGGTGGAGCGCGGCCGGCCGGCGGCTTTGCTGCTTTCGGTGACGGCGGCGGAGCAGCCGCCGGGCGATTGGCAGCTGCGGGTGTTCGTCGATGATGATCTCATCGCTCAGCACACGGTCAGCCTGTCGGGCGGGACGCGCTGGCAGCAGTGGCGCCACGATCTTGCCCCTTATGCCGGGCGTCGGGTCACGCTTCGATTGGAGCATCAGCCGCTGGGCGAGCCGCTGGCGCCGGGCTATTGGGCGGCGGCGCAAGTGCTGTCGGGGACGATGGGCACCCTGGCCGGCACGGATAACGGGCCGTCAGGGCCTGAGACCGAAGAGCCGTAG
- a CDS encoding glycosyltransferase family 2 protein: MTKPLDIIVPVFNEEACVEEFYARIAGLGLAEALIFVDNASTDRTVELLGRCPGIRLIRHARNEGYGASIRDGIAASNADRLIIIDADLEYPPEAIPDLLAALERHAVVYTSRFLGERPPDMPRFRRAGNRVISGVFNWLFHQRTSDFYTGMKGLRREALAGLALTQNGFEHVIELGVQLAHSGYTIAELPVTYTPRARGVSKMRHIPETLKYIWYIAVYWLRFSVLRRPLRPPLSNLL; this comes from the coding sequence ATGACGAAGCCGCTTGATATCATCGTGCCGGTGTTCAACGAAGAAGCCTGCGTGGAAGAGTTCTACGCCCGCATCGCCGGTCTCGGCTTGGCCGAGGCGCTCATCTTTGTCGATAACGCTTCCACCGATCGCACGGTCGAGCTGCTGGGGCGCTGCCCTGGCATTCGCCTCATTCGCCACGCCCGCAACGAGGGTTACGGTGCTTCGATTCGCGACGGCATCGCGGCCTCGAACGCCGATCGCCTTATCATCATCGACGCCGACCTCGAATATCCGCCCGAGGCGATCCCGGACCTGCTTGCGGCACTCGAGCGCCACGCGGTGGTCTACACCTCACGCTTCCTCGGCGAGCGCCCACCGGACATGCCGCGGTTTCGGCGCGCGGGCAACCGCGTCATCAGCGGCGTATTTAACTGGTTGTTCCACCAGCGCACGAGTGATTTCTATACCGGGATGAAGGGGCTGCGCCGGGAGGCGCTCGCGGGCTTGGCGCTGACCCAGAACGGGTTCGAGCACGTGATCGAGCTGGGGGTGCAGCTGGCGCACAGCGGGTACACGATTGCGGAGCTCCCGGTTACTTACACACCCCGCGCGCGCGGGGTCTCGAAGATGCGGCACATCCCGGAAACTCTGAAGTACATCTGGTACATCGCGGTCTACTGGCTGCGCTTTTCGGTCTTGCGGCGCCCGCTGCGGCCGCCCCTATCAAACTTATTGTGA
- a CDS encoding NTP transferase domain-containing protein has translation MTKMIGVIPAAGRGTRAYPYTKGIPKSMLEVAGEPNLQRVIEIMRDQLRISEIVIIIGNFGAAIRNYFGDGARFGVRLRYVENDAIDKGLSYSILLSRPYVNEHFCVILADECYLGSNHEELLASDYRNALATCAVVATNAPEQISKNYAVHVEDGLIRRIVEKPKEPGEALLGLGTFVFSPEFYDHLEAALASTGGEPNDPVSILGRLCHNGARVLPFYLHGRYVNINDRDELNLASYLVRCRHFESRSLAMVLLMKGSVPDTIRTLADFGALHRFCQLVLVLPPGVDFPAEAAHGAHCVVAPSGQYGDMLRAGLDAAEADILFSAYSDGSFTPGDVPKFLEYLKDADFVVGTRTTRQLIQQGSNMRGVVRFAHVALAKFLEAVWWSYEPRFTDVGCVYRALWSSTYRLIRPHLCASGPESAVEMLVETLKCRKRIIEIPVSFHIRRKGMKERDQTLRTFFTIMVLILKRRFGSPG, from the coding sequence GTGACGAAGATGATTGGCGTGATTCCCGCGGCCGGGCGTGGCACCCGGGCCTATCCCTACACCAAGGGTATTCCCAAGAGCATGCTGGAAGTCGCCGGCGAGCCCAACCTCCAGCGCGTGATCGAGATCATGCGCGATCAGCTGCGCATCAGTGAGATCGTCATCATCATCGGCAATTTCGGCGCGGCGATCCGCAATTACTTCGGCGACGGCGCGCGCTTCGGCGTGCGCCTGCGCTACGTCGAGAACGATGCCATCGACAAGGGCCTCTCTTACTCCATCCTGCTGTCTCGGCCATACGTGAACGAGCACTTCTGCGTGATCTTGGCGGACGAGTGCTATCTCGGCTCCAACCACGAAGAACTCCTGGCCAGCGACTACCGCAACGCGCTTGCCACCTGCGCCGTGGTCGCCACCAATGCCCCCGAGCAGATCTCGAAGAACTACGCCGTCCACGTCGAGGACGGGCTCATCCGCCGCATCGTCGAGAAGCCTAAGGAGCCGGGCGAGGCCTTGCTCGGGCTGGGTACCTTCGTGTTCAGCCCGGAATTCTACGACCACCTCGAGGCCGCGCTGGCCTCGACCGGCGGCGAGCCTAACGATCCGGTCAGCATCCTTGGCCGGCTCTGCCACAACGGCGCCCGTGTGCTGCCCTTCTACCTGCACGGGCGCTACGTCAACATCAACGATCGCGACGAGCTGAATCTGGCCAGTTATCTCGTCCGCTGCCGCCATTTCGAGAGCCGCTCGCTGGCCATGGTGTTGCTCATGAAGGGCTCGGTGCCCGACACCATCCGCACACTGGCGGACTTCGGCGCTTTGCACCGGTTTTGCCAGCTGGTCCTGGTGCTCCCGCCCGGCGTCGACTTTCCCGCCGAGGCCGCACACGGCGCCCACTGCGTGGTGGCACCGTCCGGCCAATACGGCGACATGCTGCGCGCGGGCTTGGACGCCGCCGAGGCGGACATTCTTTTCTCAGCGTACTCCGACGGCTCGTTCACGCCGGGAGATGTCCCCAAGTTCCTCGAGTACTTGAAGGACGCCGATTTCGTCGTCGGCACGCGCACCACTCGCCAACTCATTCAGCAGGGCAGCAACATGCGCGGGGTGGTGCGCTTCGCCCACGTGGCGCTGGCCAAGTTCTTGGAAGCGGTGTGGTGGAGCTACGAGCCGCGCTTCACCGACGTCGGCTGTGTCTACCGCGCGCTGTGGAGTTCCACCTACCGGCTGATCCGGCCGCACCTGTGCGCCAGCGGCCCGGAGTCTGCGGTCGAGATGCTGGTGGAGACCCTGAAGTGCCGCAAGCGCATCATCGAGATTCCGGTCAGCTTCCACATCCGCCGCAAGGGCATGAAAGAGCGTGACCAAACCTTACGCACCTTCTTCACCATCATGGTGCTGATCCT